From the genome of Corallococcus macrosporus DSM 14697:
CGGAGGCCATGGCCTCCTTCCGCAGTCACTTCGAGCAGAGCGTGGCGAAGATGCGCGCGCTCCTGAAGGACCCGGCCACCAACACCCCGCTGGACGCGTCCGCGTTTCCGCCCACGGAGTCGCTGACGGCCTGCGCGCGGTGTGTCTTCCGCCGCCCCTGTGGACGCGAGGGCGCCGCGGCCGAGGTGTCCCGGCCGCAGCAGGTGGCCTGAGCGCCTAACGCGCCGCCGCGAGCCGCCGCACCACCACGCCCGCCGCGTTCATCCCGAAGCAGGACGTGACGAAGGCCACGCTGCCGTCAATCTGCGTGCGGTGGTCGCAGGTGTGGAACTCGTTGTCCTGCGGGCACACGCACAGGAAGCCGTCGGTGGCGTCGTCGTACTGGAGCGTCACCGGCAGCCGCCGCGCTTCAATGGAGTACACGGCGGTGATGCCGGTGTGCTTGTCCGTCTCCACCGCGTACTTGCGCTTGAGCAGCTTGCGGATGTCCTTGGCGAAGGGGTCCATGTGCGTCTCGGACAGGTCCTCCACGCGGATGGCGGTGGGGTCCAGCCGGCCCGCGGCGCCCATGGAGCTCACCACCGGCACGCCCAGCGTCACGCAGCGGTGGAGCAGGTGCAGCTTCGCCTTCACGTTGTCGATGGCGTCCACCACGAAGTCGTACTGGCCCGCCTGGAGCATCTGCTCGGCCACGTCCGCGCGGTAGAACTCGCGCAGCGCCTCCACCTTCGCCGCCGGGTTGATGTCCTGGCAGCGCTGCGCCATCAGCTCCGCCTTGGGCTTGCCCACGGCCTTCACCGTCGCGTGGAGCTGGCGGTTGGTGTTGGTGACGCACACGTCGTCATGGTCCACCAGCGTCAGGTGGCCAATGCCGCTGCGCACCAGGCCCTCCGCGGCGAAGCTGCCCACGCCGCCCAGGCCGAACACCACCACGCGTGCGTTGGCCAGGCGCTCCATCGCGGAGTCGCCCAGCAGGCGGCCCGTCCTGTCGAAGCGCCGGGAGAGCTTGAAGGGCCGGGCCAGCGAGGCCGGGGCGGCGGGCGGAGTCTCAGTCTCGGGGGTGGGGAGCGGCTGCGGGTTCATGGCGGTCCTCTATAACGCGACCGCTCGCCTACCGCGAAGACGCGGGGAAAGCTTCCCGGAAGAAGCGGCGGGCATTCTCGGTCGTCTGCCGGGCGACCTCCTCGACGGGCTCCCCCCTGACGCGGGCCATGCCCTCCAGGATGTGGGGGAGGTAGCCCGGCTCGGAGCGCGTCCCCCGGTGGGGCGCGGGCGCCTGGTCCGGGGCGTCCGTCTCCGCCATCAGCCGGTCCAGGGGGATGGCCCGGAGCGCGTCCAGGGGCTTGCGCGCCTCCGCCCAGGTGACGGGCCCGGCGAAGGAGAAGTGGCAGCCCTTCTGGAGGTAGAAGCGCGCCAACTCCACGCCGCCGCTGTAGCTGTGCATCAGCAGCCCCGCATCCGGCAGGGGCTCCTCCTTCAGCAGGTCGATGAGGGCCGGGTGCAGCCGGTGGCAGTGCATCAGCACGGGCAGGCCGTGCTTGCGCGCCAGCGCGAGGTGCCGCCTCAGCACCGCCACCTGCCGCTCCAGCGGCGCGCCCGGGAGGCTGGGGCCGTCCAGGCCGCACTCGCCCACCGCCGCCGCGCCGCCCCTGGCGAGCAGCGCGTCCAGGTGCTCGAGCACGGCGTCGTCGTCCGCCGGCGGCATGTCGGGGAGGAGCTGCGGGTGGATGCCCAGGCCCACCTGGAGGCGGGCGTCCTTTTGGGACAGCGCCAGCAGCGGCTCCCAGTCATGCGGACCCACGCCCGGGATGACGATGCCGTGGAGCCCCGCGGCCCAGGCGCGTGAGAGGACTTCATCCCTGTCCATGTCGAAACGCGACGCATCCAGGTGGCAGTGGGTGTCTATCATTGAGCAAGGCACTCCGTGAGGCCGTTCAGTCAGGAACAGGCGGCGTATCTCCGCACCGCAGGGTAAGCACTCCCCGAAAGCCTGACGGTATACGCGCCCTCTGTTCTTCGGAGGGTCTCTATGAGCATGCGTGTCGTTGTCAGCGCGCTGTGTGGCGCGCTGTTGGTGCTGTCGACGGGGTGCGGTGACGAGTGTGTCGATGCGTTCGACTGCCGCAGTGACAACGGACCGCCGCCGGCGGGGCAGGAGTGGACGTGCCGTTCGGGCAACTGCGAGCTGCGCGATGTCCAGCAGCCGCCCGAGGAAGACGCGGGCACCGAAGAGGACGCGGGCACCGAGGAAGACGCGGGCACCGAAGAGGACGCGGGCACCGAGGAAGACGCGGGCACCGGAGAGGACGCGGGCACCGGCGATGACGGCGGCGTCGTCGTCATCGGCACGGGCGCCAAGGGTGATGTCTGCACCACGTCCGCGGACTGCGCCGCGGGGCTTCGCTGTGAGGGCGCGGCCGAGGCCATGACGTGCCAGGCGCTGCACGTGGCCTTCACGGCCATGGACGACAGCGACGCCATGGCGGCGGTGGTGACGCGCTTCGACGAGCCGGAGCCCACGCGGCTGTCGGACGCCGCGGTGGACAGCCGCTACCCGCGCTGGAACTCGGCCGGCAACCGGATTGCCTTCGTCCGGGGGGCCACCGAGACGGGCACCTCTTCGGGCAACCTGGCCGGTGAGCTGGTGGTGCGCGACGTGCCGCTCGCGGAGGTCGAGCCCACGGTGCTGGCCAACGGCACCTCCGGCAGCACCGAGGGCTTCCTCTACCTGGAGTGGGAGCCGGGTGACTCCCTCCTGTACGTGCGCCGCGCGGGCGACAGCATCTCCGGCATCTCCCGCGTCCCGGCCGAGGGCGGCGCGGTGGAGGAGGCCACCGCCGCGGGCACCTTCCCGGCCTGGCGCGACGGCGACACGTTCGCGTTCAGCACCGCCACGGTGGGCCTGTCCACGGCGACCGTGGGGGGCGGCGCGCCCACGCCGCTGGCCGCCGCGGGCGCCACGGCGGAGCAGCCGCACTACAACCGCGTCAATGACCAGCTCCTGTTCCTCCGCCCGGATGAGACGCGGCCAATGGGGCTGAACGCCGCGCTCTACATCATCCCCGTGGGCGGCGCCGCCGTGCAGACGATCGCCGAGGCCACCACGACGGCCGTCGAGGGGGGCTCGGTGGACTCCTACATCGCCAACCCCACCTGGGCGCCGGACGGGAGCTGGGTGGCGTACGTGCGCGCCTACTTCTTCAACCCCACCACCGGTGAGCCGGTGCTCTGCGGCGGCGCGGCCTCGCCCTGCGCCGGGGACCCGGGCAACATCATCTTCCTGCGCCGCATCAACCCGGCGGACGGCGCGCCCGTGGGCGACGAGGTCAGCTTCGCCGAGGGCGCCACGCTCCCGTCCTTCTCCCCGGATGCCCACCACGTGGCCTACATCCAGGGCGGGCAGCTCTACGTCCAGCAGATTGACCCGGCGGCGGGCACCAAGGTGGGCGACGCCATCGTCCACCCGGTGGGGGGCTACACGCTCCAGACGTCGCGTGGCGATGACCACCGCCCGCGCTGGCAGCCCCGGTAGTCTCCGGCCGCTGACGGCATGACGTCCTGGGCCCGCGTTCCATTGGGACGCGGGCCTCGTCATGTCCGGCTCGCCGCGCGGTGTCTTGTCTTGGCGCGGGAGGCGGCATAGGGAGGAGCCCGCTGGCCCACCCCCGGGCCCATCCACCGGAGGACCTGCATGCGGCGCGTTCTTGTTCCTGGCTTCCTGCTCTTCACCGGGTGCGCCACCGTCCCGGCACCCGTCGTGAGTGCGGGCAGCGGCGGCACCGTGGCCGAGGAGCCACGGGCCCTGGCCACACCTGTGCGCCTGGAGACACGCTCCGGCACCTTCCTGGTGCACCCCAACAACGTGGAGGATTTCGGGAGGCTGCTCGCGGGCGAACCCACGCGGCAGCGCTACTCCGCCGGCATCCTGATGGCGGGTGACTGAGGTCCACGCCGGCGCACGGACGGACTCACGCGCCAGGCCGACAGGACCGGGGCTGAAAAAGGTTCAGCCCACCACGACGATGCGGCGCCCCAGCGCCCGCGTCATCTGCGGCGAGGTGAGCTGGGCCAGGACGTCCACCAGCTCGCCGCCGGACGTCTCGAAGGCCGCCGCGATGACCTCGCCCACCGTCAGGTGGGCCTTGCCCGCCGCCGCCCGGGCCCTCTTGGCCGTCCGCCGGAGCGCGGGCATCACCCGCCGCCCCTGCCTGGGAACCGCGCCACTGCTTCGAGTCGTCCGCTTGCCCATGGGTTCCTCCCACCGCACCGAGTTCCGCGGGTGAGTACACCGTGGGTCTGACATCATGCAGTTGGGGTGCCAGCCCCCTGACTACCTGCCCGGTGGGACAATGCCCCTTGTTTCCCAGGCAGAAAGCGGGGTTAAGCAGACAGCCGGCTCGCCGGGTTCACGGCGCTGCCCGGGTATGAATCGTTTCATCGAGCGGTTTCGTTCACTCTGGGCGCAATCTCGACGTTTCGTTCAACGGCCCGGCTTCGTCACGTGGCTTACAATTCTTGGCACCCAGGTCCAATCTGACCTCGATGTCAGAGTCATGCCTTCCCGTTGAGGTCCGCCTTTCCGGGCGAGGAATCGGGATTGCCTGACAGGGATGTCGTGCCCTCGTGAGCGGCGCGGGCAGTGCGGTATACGCCGGGGGCCATGCCCCAGACTCTCTGTCCGAACTGCGGCCACAGCCCCATCCCTCGTGGCGCCAGCGCGTGCCCCCGCTGCGGTGAGCCCTTCGACCATCTCCAGTCCCACAAGAAGGTCGGCCGGATGCGGCTGGACCGGCCCATGGTGGAGGCGGACGACGACGCCACGGTGTTCGGCGGGGACCTGGTC
Proteins encoded in this window:
- a CDS encoding TatD family hydrolase gives rise to the protein MIDTHCHLDASRFDMDRDEVLSRAWAAGLHGIVIPGVGPHDWEPLLALSQKDARLQVGLGIHPQLLPDMPPADDDAVLEHLDALLARGGAAAVGECGLDGPSLPGAPLERQVAVLRRHLALARKHGLPVLMHCHRLHPALIDLLKEEPLPDAGLLMHSYSGGVELARFYLQKGCHFSFAGPVTWAEARKPLDALRAIPLDRLMAETDAPDQAPAPHRGTRSEPGYLPHILEGMARVRGEPVEEVARQTTENARRFFREAFPASSR
- a CDS encoding tRNA threonylcarbamoyladenosine dehydratase — translated: MNPQPLPTPETETPPAAPASLARPFKLSRRFDRTGRLLGDSAMERLANARVVVFGLGGVGSFAAEGLVRSGIGHLTLVDHDDVCVTNTNRQLHATVKAVGKPKAELMAQRCQDINPAAKVEALREFYRADVAEQMLQAGQYDFVVDAIDNVKAKLHLLHRCVTLGVPVVSSMGAAGRLDPTAIRVEDLSETHMDPFAKDIRKLLKRKYAVETDKHTGITAVYSIEARRLPVTLQYDDATDGFLCVCPQDNEFHTCDHRTQIDGSVAFVTSCFGMNAAGVVVRRLAAAR
- a CDS encoding TolB family protein, which gives rise to MSMRVVVSALCGALLVLSTGCGDECVDAFDCRSDNGPPPAGQEWTCRSGNCELRDVQQPPEEDAGTEEDAGTEEDAGTEEDAGTEEDAGTGEDAGTGDDGGVVVIGTGAKGDVCTTSADCAAGLRCEGAAEAMTCQALHVAFTAMDDSDAMAAVVTRFDEPEPTRLSDAAVDSRYPRWNSAGNRIAFVRGATETGTSSGNLAGELVVRDVPLAEVEPTVLANGTSGSTEGFLYLEWEPGDSLLYVRRAGDSISGISRVPAEGGAVEEATAAGTFPAWRDGDTFAFSTATVGLSTATVGGGAPTPLAAAGATAEQPHYNRVNDQLLFLRPDETRPMGLNAALYIIPVGGAAVQTIAEATTTAVEGGSVDSYIANPTWAPDGSWVAYVRAYFFNPTTGEPVLCGGAASPCAGDPGNIIFLRRINPADGAPVGDEVSFAEGATLPSFSPDAHHVAYIQGGQLYVQQIDPAAGTKVGDAIVHPVGGYTLQTSRGDDHRPRWQPR